From Fibrobacter sp. UWB4, one genomic window encodes:
- a CDS encoding DUF262 domain-containing protein: MSETILKPEIISVKQLLAIPNLRIPEYQRPYKWTEKNVNQLIDDIRDNLDKSAYRIGTLVIHNNKEEGKLDIVDGQQRTITLFLLAIKILPLIEENNDLQRHVFLRGDSINSFKPQSTLKFSNVITKQNIQKNFKAMERRKSDLEKADFLKFFFNQCQFVKIVIDDVSEAFQFFDSQNARGKDLEPHDLLKAYHLREMNNSSTEQERLNAVKKWENMEPSELSSLFSQYLYRIKNWGRDLSARYFTKDDVDTFKGISPNLEEDFPYTKLYRIAHYYVDEFNSSCHSKILHESFDFPFQIDQVIINGKRFFEYVSHYAQMREEIESNRSHEILNIIHNYDGYNRTGDRYVRNLFYCALIDYIDKFGQKNIDRIVEKLFIWAYTLRLKLHSVDIESMDNYALNLGHSQIAMFKIIRDANNPQDILNVELGTLSDTKATKEEKIIAKFKTLGYYNG; this comes from the coding sequence ATGAGTGAAACTATTTTAAAACCAGAAATTATTTCAGTCAAGCAATTACTAGCCATTCCAAATTTGCGGATTCCTGAATACCAGCGTCCGTACAAATGGACGGAAAAAAATGTCAATCAGCTTATTGACGACATTCGCGATAACCTTGACAAATCCGCCTACCGCATCGGAACACTCGTCATCCACAATAACAAGGAAGAAGGAAAACTTGATATTGTCGATGGACAGCAAAGAACAATAACATTATTTCTTCTCGCTATCAAAATATTACCTCTTATCGAAGAAAACAACGACCTGCAAAGACATGTATTCTTACGAGGCGATTCCATCAATAGTTTCAAGCCCCAATCAACGCTTAAGTTTTCCAATGTTATTACTAAGCAAAATATCCAGAAGAATTTCAAGGCTATGGAACGTAGAAAATCTGATTTAGAAAAAGCAGATTTCTTAAAATTCTTCTTTAATCAATGCCAATTCGTGAAAATTGTAATTGACGACGTTTCAGAAGCATTCCAGTTTTTCGATTCTCAAAATGCTCGCGGCAAGGATTTGGAACCGCACGATTTGTTGAAAGCCTATCACTTACGCGAAATGAACAATTCCTCTACGGAACAAGAGCGATTAAATGCCGTAAAGAAATGGGAAAACATGGAACCCAGCGAGTTGTCCAGTTTATTCTCACAATACCTTTATCGCATCAAAAACTGGGGTCGCGATCTATCAGCGCGGTACTTTACGAAAGACGATGTAGACACATTCAAAGGCATCAGCCCAAATCTTGAAGAAGACTTCCCATACACAAAACTTTATCGAATCGCCCATTATTACGTTGACGAATTCAATTCATCTTGCCATTCCAAAATTTTGCATGAATCATTCGATTTTCCATTTCAGATTGATCAGGTAATCATCAATGGGAAACGTTTCTTCGAATATGTATCCCATTACGCCCAAATGCGTGAAGAAATAGAAAGCAACAGATCACATGAAATTCTAAACATTATACATAATTATGATGGATATAACAGGACTGGAGACCGTTATGTACGCAATCTATTCTATTGCGCCCTAATTGACTATATCGATAAATTCGGTCAAAAAAACATCGATCGCATTGTAGAGAAACTGTTTATTTGGGCTTATACACTACGATTAAAGTTGCATAGTGTCGACATTGAATCAATGGACAACTACGCATTAAATTTGGGACATTCACAGATTGCGATGTTTAAAATAATCCGAGACGCAAACAATCCACAGGATATTTTAAATGTAGAATTGGGCACTCTTTCTGATACCAAAGCAACCAAAGAAGAAAAAATTATTGCGAAATTTAAAACATTAGGTTATTATAATGGCTAA
- a CDS encoding ABC transporter permease, whose protein sequence is MLHVFKHELRLIFRDPRFWIPFIIPPVILAASQAIAVSRYGGEIMQGMESYMMLLLGCLMAPMGAPLAGDSFAGERERNSLELLQLSPIAPAKLFWGKLLAVLPFPLVFALLAQLGYWFSHSEITTLEAGASMLGALSAVLLTTAFSLMVSLRVKTVRAATHMTLFFIVPLLLLVQMGHEVFLQGLLIPVVILFLSTVVSVAVTVVGMRKFVSL, encoded by the coding sequence ATGCTCCATGTTTTTAAACACGAACTTCGTTTGATTTTCAGGGATCCGCGTTTCTGGATCCCGTTCATCATCCCGCCGGTAATCCTCGCGGCGAGCCAGGCGATTGCCGTGTCGCGTTACGGTGGCGAGATTATGCAGGGCATGGAAAGCTACATGATGCTTCTGCTCGGTTGCTTGATGGCTCCGATGGGCGCTCCTTTGGCGGGTGACAGTTTTGCGGGCGAGCGCGAACGCAATTCGCTGGAACTTTTGCAACTTTCGCCGATTGCGCCTGCGAAACTTTTCTGGGGCAAGCTCCTTGCCGTTCTTCCGTTTCCGCTAGTGTTTGCACTTTTGGCGCAGTTGGGCTATTGGTTTTCGCATTCCGAGATTACAACGCTGGAGGCTGGTGCATCTATGCTTGGTGCGCTCTCGGCGGTGCTCCTCACGACCGCATTTTCGTTGATGGTGTCGCTTCGTGTAAAAACTGTCCGTGCGGCAACTCATATGACGTTGTTCTTTATAGTTCCTCTTCTTTTGTTAGTGCAAATGGGGCACGAAGTATTTTTGCAGGGCTTGCTTATACCAGTTGTAATTTTGTTTTTGTCTACTGTAGTTAGCGTTGCTGTGACTGTTGTGGGAATGCGAAAATTTGTAAGTTTATAA
- a CDS encoding DUF262 domain-containing protein, with product MANNLTPLSIKTLFEEEKIRYEIPIYQRDYAWTEPQIRQLILDIADYAKDKSNCNYYIGTLIVYERKDDYETIYETIDGQQRLTTLSIILNLLYNKNKDLDWFHNELGWFRGNILSFASRPRSTESLKLLSNLDKQSYDNPNMNIIQGYRDAEKALSQILKEKNLKEKDFVKYLANQVYILRVPVPRDTDLNHYFEIMNSRGEQLEKHEVLKAQCLKSLNVKDRVAFNKIWEAAANMERYIQYGFSKNERNAIFGGNEKDGNLWDVLDNNPEHVYENLHNSNEESESEESLEAIAKNDANISVKEEDNEDTNVRFNTVINFSNFLLHVLRIQTKTDIPLDDKRLLDLFKPYVKSDNPEANQQFVKEFGYNLLKMKYLYDKYIIKREFVGGSDRWSLKRVRIYESKKRAHSEDKKRSYSYVGTFSDTSNPDIESEENREIIMLLSMFHVSTPTLVYKHWLNGALKWCFEQSEPITAQAYKEYLEKMAEAFLRDRFLSKSPLDYFEIIYKNSCNVQNIDNNQLYIDALNAGTAVENFIFNYLDYLLWQNFRTTKSAFDVIGDNEKLRNDSRIASFEFTFRSSVEHYYPQNPIEGNDYKISKDNLDCFGNLCLISNSKNSRLSNYMPLAKKEHYEQSENLDSIKQRIMMAYTEWDEGKLLMDKNGVNEIQDHYKKMKNVLRVENNS from the coding sequence ATGGCTAACAATCTCACACCATTGTCAATCAAGACCCTTTTTGAAGAAGAAAAAATCCGTTACGAGATTCCAATTTATCAACGAGACTATGCTTGGACAGAGCCTCAAATCCGTCAGCTAATTTTAGACATTGCGGACTATGCAAAAGATAAAAGTAATTGCAATTATTACATCGGAACACTAATTGTTTACGAACGTAAGGACGATTACGAAACCATTTATGAAACAATAGACGGCCAGCAAAGACTAACCACATTAAGCATCATTCTAAATCTCTTATACAATAAAAATAAAGATTTAGATTGGTTCCATAATGAATTAGGTTGGTTCCGCGGGAATATATTGTCTTTTGCAAGTCGCCCAAGATCCACAGAATCGCTAAAGCTTCTTTCTAATTTGGATAAGCAATCATACGATAACCCAAACATGAACATCATACAAGGTTATCGTGATGCAGAAAAAGCCTTATCGCAAATTCTAAAAGAAAAGAATCTTAAAGAAAAGGACTTTGTTAAATACTTAGCAAATCAAGTCTACATTTTACGAGTTCCAGTTCCACGCGATACTGACTTGAACCATTATTTTGAAATCATGAACAGCCGTGGAGAACAGCTTGAAAAGCACGAAGTTCTCAAGGCTCAATGTTTAAAAAGCCTCAATGTGAAAGACCGCGTAGCCTTCAATAAAATTTGGGAAGCAGCGGCCAATATGGAACGCTATATTCAATATGGCTTTTCTAAAAACGAGCGCAACGCTATTTTCGGAGGCAATGAAAAAGACGGAAACCTATGGGATGTTCTAGACAACAACCCTGAGCATGTTTACGAGAATCTTCACAACTCAAATGAAGAAAGTGAAAGCGAAGAAAGTCTCGAAGCCATTGCAAAAAATGACGCCAATATCAGCGTAAAAGAAGAAGATAACGAAGATACAAACGTCCGTTTTAACACCGTTATCAATTTCTCAAATTTTCTGCTTCATGTTTTACGCATTCAAACAAAAACAGACATTCCTCTAGACGACAAGCGTTTGCTCGATTTGTTCAAGCCTTACGTAAAATCAGACAACCCTGAGGCAAATCAACAGTTTGTCAAAGAGTTCGGCTATAACCTTCTGAAAATGAAATACCTTTACGACAAGTACATTATCAAACGTGAATTTGTCGGTGGAAGCGATCGATGGAGCTTAAAGCGCGTTCGTATTTACGAAAGCAAAAAAAGAGCTCATTCCGAAGACAAAAAACGTTCTTATTCATATGTCGGAACATTTAGCGATACATCAAATCCCGATATTGAAAGCGAAGAAAATCGCGAAATCATAATGTTACTTTCGATGTTCCACGTTTCCACGCCAACTCTTGTGTATAAGCACTGGCTAAACGGCGCTTTAAAATGGTGTTTTGAACAGTCAGAACCGATTACAGCACAAGCCTACAAAGAATATTTGGAAAAGATGGCTGAAGCGTTCTTACGAGATCGTTTCCTGTCAAAATCACCACTAGATTACTTTGAAATTATTTATAAAAATTCCTGCAATGTTCAAAACATTGACAATAATCAATTATACATAGATGCATTAAACGCAGGAACAGCTGTAGAAAACTTCATTTTCAACTATCTGGATTATTTGCTTTGGCAAAATTTCAGGACCACAAAATCAGCATTTGATGTTATCGGTGACAATGAAAAATTAAGAAATGATTCAAGAATAGCCTCATTTGAATTCACATTCAGAAGTTCTGTGGAACACTATTATCCGCAAAACCCCATTGAAGGTAACGATTACAAAATCAGTAAAGACAATCTTGATTGCTTTGGCAACCTTTGCCTAATCAGCAATTCAAAGAATTCTCGATTGAGCAATTATATGCCTCTCGCCAAAAAAGAACATTATGAGCAAAGCGAAAATCTTGACAGTATCAAGCAACGAATCATGATGGCTTATACCGAATGGGACGAAGGCAAACTGTTAATGGACAAGAATGGAGTAAACGAAATTCAGGACCATTATAAAAAAATGAAAAATGTATTACGTGTAGAAAACAATTCTTAG
- a CDS encoding restriction endonuclease, producing the protein MPLLSFKSAALKILQETRHPMSVSEIYKAATEQNLIKTSGETPEATMGAQIYTDIKKNGDKSPFVKVGKGIFTAATSSNKEKAPEQIIQEYNRAQIGALQERLLNIDPFIFEHLIGDLLEKLGYENVEVTKRSGDGGIDVKAVLTVYGFTNVKTAVQVKRYANNVSDSVVRELRGAAETDQRGLIITTADFTKAAKEEAAAKNKVPISLVNGEMLLDLLIKYHIGIKTKTTELISIDEDYFDNLESGDTQIETAKKKAIWPLPGGIDHYYESLLDILNALKDKPLSKEALIKWFKNHFENVNSDKTITSYMRNIFANLGLAQLVNKSFKLTSTAEELLKAPSKAKVFEIMKDRIFGIEEAMSLIENSSEPISDKDLSNYFVDNYNVGWTTNAQASFRLLWLWNLEKIQRTEDGKYTKN; encoded by the coding sequence ATGCCATTACTTTCCTTCAAATCTGCAGCACTCAAGATTCTCCAAGAAACAAGACATCCAATGTCTGTCTCTGAAATTTACAAGGCGGCAACAGAACAAAACCTCATTAAGACATCTGGTGAAACACCAGAAGCAACAATGGGAGCCCAAATCTATACAGATATAAAGAAAAATGGAGACAAATCTCCTTTCGTTAAAGTAGGCAAAGGCATTTTCACTGCGGCTACATCATCAAATAAAGAAAAAGCCCCAGAGCAAATTATTCAAGAGTATAACAGAGCTCAAATTGGCGCACTACAAGAGCGCCTACTTAATATAGATCCGTTCATTTTTGAACATCTGATTGGTGATTTACTTGAAAAACTCGGCTACGAAAATGTCGAAGTCACAAAACGCTCCGGAGACGGGGGCATTGATGTCAAAGCGGTTCTAACAGTCTACGGTTTTACAAATGTAAAAACAGCGGTTCAAGTAAAACGTTACGCCAACAATGTTAGTGATAGCGTAGTAAGAGAATTACGTGGAGCAGCAGAAACAGACCAACGAGGATTAATCATTACAACAGCAGATTTCACAAAGGCCGCAAAAGAAGAAGCCGCAGCAAAAAACAAAGTACCTATATCTCTTGTTAATGGAGAAATGCTTCTAGATCTTTTAATCAAATACCATATCGGCATAAAAACAAAAACAACGGAATTGATTTCTATCGATGAAGACTATTTTGATAATCTCGAAAGCGGCGACACACAAATAGAAACGGCCAAAAAGAAAGCTATTTGGCCTCTGCCTGGTGGAATAGACCATTATTACGAATCATTATTAGACATCCTAAACGCATTAAAGGACAAACCTTTATCAAAGGAAGCTCTAATAAAATGGTTTAAAAACCATTTTGAAAATGTAAACAGTGATAAAACCATAACGAGCTACATGAGAAATATTTTTGCCAACCTTGGATTAGCTCAGCTAGTAAACAAATCATTCAAATTAACAAGTACCGCAGAAGAATTACTCAAAGCACCATCTAAGGCAAAAGTTTTTGAAATTATGAAAGACCGAATTTTCGGTATTGAAGAAGCCATGTCCTTAATAGAAAACTCTAGCGAACCGATTTCAGACAAAGACTTATCTAACTATTTCGTTGACAACTACAATGTCGGCTGGACAACAAACGCACAAGCCTCTTTCCGCCTGCTTTGGCTATGGAATCTTGAAAAAATTCAAAGAACCGAAGACGGTAAATACACGAAAAACTGA
- a CDS encoding CatB-related O-acetyltransferase — protein sequence MSNILPDPMTVHPIAGYDKEIYVKPTLKNPQIVVGDFTYIADSDFESHVTHLYPWNGDKLIIGKFSQIAAGVEFVMNGANHQMNAVSTFPFYTLQGWNMEPPAKENLPLKGDTVIGNDVWIGQNAVILPGVHIGDGAIIGANAVVGSDVDPYTIVVGNPAQFIRNRFDEELTALMLEWKWWDKPVEEINALIPILSNPDLAFVKAKIEEYLANA from the coding sequence ATGTCAAACATACTCCCTGATCCGATGACGGTCCACCCGATTGCGGGCTACGACAAGGAAATTTACGTGAAGCCGACGCTCAAAAATCCGCAGATTGTCGTGGGTGATTTCACTTACATTGCCGATAGCGATTTCGAAAGTCATGTGACGCATCTGTATCCGTGGAATGGTGATAAGTTGATTATCGGAAAGTTCAGCCAGATTGCTGCAGGCGTGGAGTTCGTGATGAATGGCGCGAACCATCAGATGAACGCGGTTTCGACTTTTCCGTTCTACACATTGCAAGGCTGGAATATGGAGCCTCCTGCCAAAGAAAATTTGCCGCTCAAGGGCGATACGGTGATTGGAAACGATGTGTGGATTGGGCAGAACGCTGTGATTTTGCCGGGTGTGCATATTGGCGATGGGGCAATCATCGGCGCGAATGCGGTTGTGGGGAGCGATGTGGATCCTTACACGATTGTGGTGGGGAATCCGGCGCAGTTTATACGAAATCGTTTCGATGAGGAATTGACGGCGCTTATGCTCGAGTGGAAATGGTGGGATAAGCCTGTCGAAGAGATCAATGCGCTGATTCCGATTCTCTCGAATCCGGACTTGGCTTTTGTCAAGGCGAAAATCGAGGAATACCTTGCGAATGCTTGA
- a CDS encoding radical SAM protein: MKISSFLYFANFWLKTVLFKKKDPILGTVIVTDRCNLKCKHCSVNNITSIMHPYTQIKKEMQTLYDMGARILFFCGGETFLWRDGDLTVRDLVIEAKRMGFMIVNVVTNGTQPIDLPEADLLLLSLDGDRERHNAIRGNTFDTIMENVKNATADNICFYMAINQINKDAVRDVCQIAKDTKNVRAVSFNFHTPYPDTRNLFLSKDEKQKIADTILQMMDKGYPIFNLKASLPYLVNNSFPTPCYQCLVIEDGKISVCGRCIDVPGLCEECGYFFVAEYTLLFRGNLKIAFEAVRTYLKYV, from the coding sequence ATGAAAATCTCGTCCTTCCTTTACTTCGCAAACTTCTGGCTAAAGACAGTCCTTTTCAAAAAGAAAGATCCGATTTTAGGCACCGTCATCGTAACCGACCGCTGCAACCTGAAATGCAAGCACTGTTCCGTCAACAACATCACTTCAATCATGCATCCCTACACCCAGATCAAAAAGGAGATGCAGACATTGTACGACATGGGCGCGCGGATTCTATTCTTCTGCGGCGGCGAAACGTTCTTGTGGAGAGACGGCGATTTGACAGTCAGGGATCTGGTCATCGAAGCCAAGAGAATGGGCTTCATGATTGTCAACGTGGTCACGAACGGAACACAACCCATCGACTTGCCCGAAGCGGACCTGCTTCTGCTAAGCCTTGACGGCGACAGGGAACGCCATAACGCCATCAGAGGCAACACATTCGATACCATCATGGAGAATGTCAAGAACGCCACCGCAGACAACATCTGCTTCTACATGGCTATCAACCAGATTAACAAGGATGCCGTGCGGGATGTTTGCCAGATCGCGAAGGACACGAAAAACGTGCGGGCGGTTTCGTTCAATTTCCACACGCCTTATCCCGACACGAGAAACCTTTTCCTGTCCAAAGACGAAAAGCAGAAAATTGCAGATACCATCTTGCAGATGATGGACAAAGGCTACCCGATATTCAATCTCAAGGCTTCCCTCCCGTACCTCGTCAACAACAGCTTCCCCACCCCGTGCTACCAGTGCCTGGTCATCGAAGACGGCAAAATTTCGGTATGCGGAAGGTGCATCGACGTTCCGGGACTTTGCGAAGAATGCGGTTACTTCTTCGTTGCGGAATACACCCTGCTTTTCAGGGGCAATTTGAAAATCGCCTTCGAAGCGGTAAGGACATACCTCAAGTACGTATAA
- the ettA gene encoding energy-dependent translational throttle protein EttA, whose protein sequence is MAEQNKAEKFVFYMYKMTKSYPPNKEVLKDISLSFYYGAKIGIIGQNGAGKSTLLRIMAGIDKEFQGEAWIEPGRTAGYLPQEPQLDPNLTVKENVMQAVAKKQAVLDRFNEISMKFAEPMEDDEMNKLLDEQAKLQDIIDAQDLWSLDRNIEIAMDALRCPPGDWPVTNLSGGEKRRVALCRLLLEEPDLLLLDEPTNHLDAETVAWLERHLREYKGSVILVTHDRYFLDNVTNWILEIDRGRGIPWEGNYAQWLDQKLERMKNEEKGESDRQKRLAREQEWVKQSPKARQAKSKARLKAYEELLAEDSKEQIKVAQIHIANGKRLGDVVIQAEHLQKAFGEKVLFDDLNFSLPRSGIVGIIGPNGAGKTTLFKMIMGQEKPDGGTLKIGETVEIISMEQGRESLDDSKTVCESITGGNDEILVGDRKMNGRAYCGLFNFTGAAQQKKLSQLSGGERNRVLMAKNLQKPGNLLFLDEPTNDLDIETLQALEQAILKFAGCAVIISHDRWFLDRIATHILAYEGDSKVVWFEGNWSEYEADRRKRLGEDADNPKPIKYKTLKRD, encoded by the coding sequence ATGGCCGAACAAAACAAAGCAGAAAAATTCGTTTTCTACATGTACAAAATGACCAAGTCCTATCCACCTAACAAAGAGGTGCTGAAGGACATTTCTTTGAGCTTCTACTATGGCGCAAAGATTGGTATTATCGGCCAGAACGGTGCCGGTAAGTCAACGCTTCTCCGCATCATGGCGGGTATCGACAAGGAATTCCAAGGCGAAGCTTGGATTGAACCGGGCCGCACCGCAGGTTACTTGCCGCAGGAACCGCAGCTTGACCCGAACTTGACCGTCAAGGAAAACGTGATGCAGGCTGTTGCTAAAAAGCAGGCCGTGCTCGACCGCTTCAACGAAATTTCCATGAAGTTTGCTGAACCGATGGAAGACGACGAGATGAACAAGCTCCTCGACGAACAGGCTAAGCTTCAGGACATTATCGACGCTCAGGATTTGTGGAGCCTCGATCGCAATATTGAAATTGCAATGGATGCTCTCCGTTGCCCGCCGGGTGATTGGCCGGTGACGAACCTTTCCGGTGGTGAAAAGCGCCGCGTGGCTCTCTGCCGCTTGCTCCTCGAAGAACCGGATTTGTTGCTCCTTGACGAACCGACGAACCACTTGGATGCCGAAACGGTTGCATGGCTCGAACGCCACCTCCGCGAATACAAGGGTTCCGTGATTCTCGTGACGCATGACCGTTACTTCCTTGACAACGTAACGAACTGGATTTTGGAAATTGACCGCGGTCGCGGCATTCCTTGGGAAGGCAATTACGCCCAGTGGCTGGACCAGAAGCTTGAACGCATGAAGAACGAAGAAAAGGGTGAATCTGACCGTCAGAAGCGCCTCGCTCGTGAACAGGAATGGGTCAAGCAGAGTCCGAAGGCTCGCCAGGCAAAGAGCAAGGCTCGTCTCAAGGCTTACGAAGAACTCTTGGCCGAAGATTCCAAGGAACAGATCAAGGTGGCTCAAATCCACATTGCAAACGGCAAGCGCTTGGGCGATGTCGTCATTCAGGCGGAACATTTGCAGAAGGCCTTTGGCGAAAAGGTGCTGTTCGACGATTTGAACTTCAGCTTGCCGCGTTCGGGCATCGTGGGCATTATCGGTCCGAACGGTGCTGGTAAGACAACTTTGTTCAAGATGATTATGGGCCAGGAAAAGCCCGATGGCGGTACGCTCAAGATTGGCGAAACTGTCGAAATCATCAGCATGGAACAGGGCCGCGAAAGTTTGGACGATTCCAAGACGGTTTGTGAATCCATCACGGGTGGCAATGATGAAATCTTGGTGGGCGACCGCAAGATGAACGGACGCGCTTACTGCGGTCTCTTCAACTTCACGGGTGCCGCCCAGCAGAAAAAGCTCTCGCAGCTCTCCGGTGGTGAACGTAACCGTGTGCTTATGGCAAAGAACTTGCAGAAGCCGGGCAACCTCTTGTTCCTAGACGAACCGACGAACGACTTGGATATCGAAACATTGCAGGCTTTGGAACAGGCTATCCTCAAGTTCGCAGGCTGCGCCGTGATCATCTCGCATGACCGCTGGTTCCTCGACCGTATCGCCACGCACATCCTCGCTTACGAAGGTGATTCGAAGGTCGTGTGGTTCGAAGGCAACTGGAGCGAATACGAAGCTGATCGTCGCAAGCGCCTCGGCGAAGACGCTGACAATCCGAAGCCGATCAAGTACAAGACACTCAAGCGTGACTAA
- a CDS encoding coproporphyrinogen-III oxidase family protein: MSLRTTLTRAWLTRSIKPFLFKNEYDEILPFEECENLGLYVHIPFCKSICTFCPYCKTVYNKALCDRYIDALIREIHKVGGQYKNKKETTSLYFGGGTPALIADRIGEIIEAIQEHFIVTEGVGVELHPDNVNVETLQRLKNAGVTKLSIGIQSFQEKYQNILGRKKVDANKLKEALSAVEFETVSMDFIFALPDQTYEDIKADVDTAFESGANHVAIYPFIDFSFTKSKVKTMPKKQKKELLDRITAYFNEKGYHRSSIWTFSNKKEAKYSSMTRDSFLGFGCSATTLLQKQFKINTFSVEEYCKRIDSDKLPTSLTIRFTPRQRMVYYLFWTLYSMQLDEKKFEHFFGVPLQKMYGFDFWLAQKIGFLTKENGVYSMTMKGAFYYHYYEQFYTLSYIDKMWGIMRKEAFPEKIEF, encoded by the coding sequence ATGAGTTTGAGAACGACTTTAACTAGAGCGTGGCTGACCCGGTCCATTAAGCCTTTTTTATTCAAAAACGAATACGACGAGATTCTCCCCTTCGAGGAATGTGAGAATCTCGGCCTCTACGTGCATATCCCTTTCTGCAAAAGCATCTGCACATTCTGCCCCTATTGCAAGACCGTCTATAACAAGGCTCTGTGCGACCGCTACATTGACGCGCTGATAAGGGAAATCCATAAAGTCGGCGGTCAATACAAAAACAAGAAAGAAACGACCAGCCTGTATTTTGGCGGCGGCACACCCGCCCTAATCGCAGATAGAATCGGAGAAATCATAGAAGCGATCCAGGAACATTTCATCGTAACCGAAGGCGTCGGCGTCGAGCTGCACCCCGACAACGTGAATGTCGAAACACTCCAAAGGCTGAAAAATGCGGGCGTTACAAAACTCAGCATAGGCATCCAATCGTTCCAGGAAAAATACCAAAACATTCTCGGGCGAAAGAAAGTTGACGCAAACAAATTAAAAGAAGCCCTAAGCGCCGTGGAATTCGAAACAGTTTCCATGGACTTCATCTTCGCGCTCCCCGACCAGACTTACGAAGACATCAAAGCGGACGTGGATACCGCATTCGAAAGCGGCGCAAACCATGTAGCAATTTACCCGTTCATCGATTTTTCCTTTACCAAAAGCAAAGTGAAAACGATGCCGAAAAAGCAGAAAAAGGAGCTGCTAGACCGAATCACCGCCTACTTCAACGAGAAGGGATACCACCGCAGTTCCATCTGGACTTTCTCGAACAAGAAAGAAGCCAAATATTCATCCATGACCCGCGACAGCTTCCTCGGATTCGGATGTTCCGCCACAACACTCCTTCAAAAACAGTTCAAGATAAATACCTTCTCCGTAGAGGAATACTGCAAGAGGATTGACAGCGATAAGTTGCCGACCTCATTGACCATCCGCTTCACACCAAGGCAGAGGATGGTGTATTACCTGTTCTGGACGCTTTACAGCATGCAACTGGACGAAAAGAAATTCGAGCATTTCTTTGGCGTCCCGCTCCAGAAAATGTACGGCTTTGATTTCTGGCTAGCGCAAAAAATCGGATTCCTGACAAAAGAGAACGGAGTCTATTCCATGACCATGAAGGGAGCCTTTTACTATCATTACTACGAGCAGTTCTACACGCTCTCTTACATTGACAAGATGTGGGGAATAATGAGGAAAGAAGCGTTCCCGGAGAAGATTGAATTTTAG